One window of Methanogenium organophilum genomic DNA carries:
- a CDS encoding aspartate kinase: protein MKFGGTSVGDEDCIDRVVGIINKHHTAGNELCVVVSAMAGVTDQLHAIAAEVEGSRDDPPIDTFIASMRARHGKVLQAVAPGEYETVMGVIDERLANLKNILMAVYNLRELTARSRDYIISFGERLSAIIVSAALREAGVPSVALNGCEAGIRTNGRHGCAEVLPESSTHIQSRVVPLLSESVPVVMGYMGCTGDGIVTTLGRSGSDYSAAIVGTAIEADEIWIWTDVDGVMTADPRLIEDARVLSSVSYHEAMELSFFGAKVLHPRSIEPAMQKGVPLRVKNTFNPDAPGSCLVDASAQDHRVVKAITYIDKVSLINITGAQMVGRPGVARAIFSALGEFEVNIMMISQGSSEANISLIVDDEHLTAALAALNEVMQRGYIREVEHDRNVVAVAVVGVGMAGTPGIAGRIFTALGREGINLMMLSQGSSEVNVSFVVKQADGQRAVRVLHEEFGLAEES from the coding sequence ATGAAATTTGGCGGCACTTCGGTCGGTGACGAGGACTGTATCGACCGGGTTGTCGGAATAATAAACAAGCACCATACAGCGGGAAATGAACTTTGTGTTGTCGTTTCCGCGATGGCAGGAGTGACTGATCAACTCCATGCAATTGCAGCAGAGGTTGAAGGTTCCCGCGATGATCCACCTATTGACACCTTTATTGCATCAATGCGGGCACGTCATGGAAAGGTCCTGCAGGCAGTGGCACCAGGTGAGTACGAGACTGTAATGGGAGTGATTGACGAGCGTCTTGCAAACCTGAAGAATATTCTGATGGCGGTATACAATCTGCGGGAACTGACAGCGCGGTCACGTGATTACATCATATCGTTTGGTGAGCGCCTCTCTGCTATCATTGTTTCTGCAGCACTCCGTGAGGCGGGCGTCCCATCTGTCGCACTCAATGGCTGTGAGGCAGGCATCCGTACGAACGGTCGCCACGGGTGTGCCGAGGTGCTGCCGGAGAGCAGTACCCACATCCAGTCGCGGGTGGTCCCTCTTCTCAGTGAGTCGGTGCCGGTTGTCATGGGATATATGGGCTGTACCGGTGATGGTATTGTAACAACCCTCGGGCGCAGCGGTTCGGATTATTCAGCCGCGATTGTAGGCACGGCAATCGAGGCGGATGAAATCTGGATCTGGACTGATGTAGATGGTGTGATGACCGCTGACCCCCGGCTGATCGAGGATGCACGGGTGCTCTCTTCAGTCTCATATCATGAGGCTATGGAACTCTCGTTCTTCGGGGCAAAGGTCCTGCACCCGCGTTCCATTGAACCGGCGATGCAGAAGGGTGTCCCTCTCCGGGTGAAAAATACATTCAATCCGGATGCGCCGGGGTCCTGTCTGGTGGATGCAAGCGCACAGGATCACCGGGTGGTAAAGGCGATCACCTACATCGACAAGGTATCCCTGATCAATATCACCGGAGCCCAGATGGTTGGACGGCCGGGTGTTGCCCGTGCGATTTTCTCAGCACTGGGTGAGTTTGAGGTGAACATCATGATGATCTCGCAGGGGTCATCTGAAGCAAATATATCCCTGATTGTGGACGACGAGCATCTCACAGCCGCTCTCGCTGCCCTCAATGAAGTCATGCAGCGCGGTTATATCCGGGAAGTGGAGCATGACCGCAATGTGGTGGCGGTTGCTGTGGTCGGTGTCGGCATGGCGGGCACTCCCGGCATTGCCGGCCGGATATTTACTGCTCTCGGGCGGGAAGGTATTAATCTCATGATGCTCTCGCAGGGTTCATCTGAGGTGAATGTCTCGTTTGTGGTGAAGCAGGCAGACGGGCAGCGCGCTGTACGTGTGCTGCATGAGGAATTCGGACTTGCGGAGGAGAGTTAA
- the tfrA gene encoding fumarate reductase (CoM/CoB) subunit TfrA yields MPGDHVADCHVLVIGSGGAGCRAALEASRYGETVLLSRTLTGKGGCTVMAEGGYNAVLAEDDSTGLHFEDTMRGGAYLNDPDLAEILVTESPDRFRDLAAWGSVFDVEEDCVPAQRPFGGQQFNRTCYAGDRSGHEMIATLTEQIRNAPIEQIQETSAIDLLMDGRRVAGAITLDGDGNLGVITADATVIATGGGTRCYNISTNCAAGTGDGFAIGYRAGAALIDMEMVQFHPTGAVYPPDSRGRLITEAVRGEGGVLKNSLGERFMERYDPERMELSTRDVVSRSIATEILEGRGSEHGGVYLDVTHLPADEIERRLPIMLEQFLQFGVDIRVQPMEVAPTAHHLMGGLKITPDAATTLPGLYACGEVTGGIHGANRLGGNALADTQVFGKRAGESAGKAPVAALSVDIDKALVREAARFDAYCSGTTPPHVIARELKRTMWDHAGIFRTEAGLKEAEATVSRLQNLVPKATTRRMLSECCTVTNMLTVARLIIQGALLRKESRGAHVRTDIIQNWTPADSPFGHTVQSLSGTAIETQERTA; encoded by the coding sequence ATGCCTGGAGATCATGTAGCTGACTGCCATGTGCTTGTCATCGGCAGCGGAGGGGCCGGTTGCAGGGCGGCACTCGAAGCAAGCCGATATGGCGAGACGGTGCTCCTTTCCCGGACGCTAACGGGAAAAGGCGGGTGCACTGTCATGGCGGAAGGCGGATACAATGCAGTCCTTGCAGAGGATGATTCAACAGGACTGCACTTTGAAGACACAATGCGCGGGGGGGCCTACCTCAATGACCCTGACCTCGCTGAGATTCTGGTGACCGAATCACCGGACCGGTTCCGGGACCTTGCGGCCTGGGGATCGGTCTTTGATGTGGAAGAGGACTGTGTGCCGGCTCAACGGCCCTTTGGCGGCCAGCAGTTCAACCGGACCTGCTATGCCGGTGATCGCTCGGGTCACGAGATGATTGCAACCCTCACTGAACAGATCAGAAATGCCCCGATTGAACAAATTCAGGAAACAAGTGCCATTGACCTCCTCATGGATGGCAGGAGGGTAGCGGGTGCCATAACACTGGACGGGGACGGCAACCTCGGAGTCATCACCGCTGACGCGACTGTCATCGCCACCGGTGGCGGAACCCGGTGCTATAATATCTCTACCAACTGCGCTGCAGGAACCGGGGACGGCTTTGCCATCGGATACCGGGCAGGGGCCGCCCTCATCGATATGGAGATGGTACAGTTTCACCCGACAGGCGCTGTATACCCGCCCGATTCACGAGGCCGTCTCATCACCGAGGCAGTCCGCGGGGAAGGCGGGGTATTGAAAAACAGCCTTGGAGAACGGTTTATGGAGCGCTATGATCCAGAGCGGATGGAACTCTCCACCCGGGACGTGGTCTCACGCTCGATTGCGACCGAGATCCTCGAGGGGCGGGGAAGTGAACATGGGGGTGTCTACCTTGACGTGACCCACCTGCCGGCAGACGAAATTGAACGCCGCCTCCCCATCATGCTCGAGCAGTTCCTCCAGTTTGGTGTGGACATACGGGTGCAGCCAATGGAAGTCGCCCCGACCGCCCACCACCTCATGGGTGGACTGAAGATCACCCCGGATGCTGCAACCACCCTCCCCGGACTCTATGCCTGTGGAGAGGTGACCGGAGGTATTCATGGTGCAAACCGCCTCGGCGGCAACGCCCTTGCTGACACACAGGTATTTGGGAAGCGTGCGGGAGAATCCGCCGGAAAAGCACCTGTTGCTGCCCTTTCTGTAGACATCGACAAGGCCCTCGTGAGAGAAGCCGCGCGGTTTGACGCCTACTGCAGCGGAACCACCCCGCCGCACGTGATCGCTCGTGAACTGAAACGAACGATGTGGGATCATGCCGGCATCTTCCGGACGGAGGCAGGCCTAAAAGAAGCAGAGGCAACTGTCAGTCGTCTCCAGAATCTGGTGCCAAAGGCTACTACCCGACGGATGCTTTCGGAGTGCTGTACCGTTACCAATATGCTCACGGTCGCACGTCTCATCATTCAGGGGGCACTCCTGCGCAAGGAATCACGCGGTGCTCACGTACGAACGGACATCATCCAGAACTGGACCCCTGCAGACTCACCCTTCGGCCATACGGTGCAGTCCCTGTCCGGGACTGCCATTGAAACACAGGAGAGGACAGCATGA
- the tfrB gene encoding fumarate reductase (CoM/CoB) subunit TfrB, whose translation MNTITFTIERFDPDTDPAPHTETYTVEVNEGARVLDALHAVREQCDPSLTYRYCCGSGQCGSCSVRVDDEPVLACMQEASDGMAITPLNLPVERDLAVEMKSYLQEMGGITAGIFTGYLTMEANEAIRPIRDCIECLACVSECPALAVTDFAGPTAMRQEMRIALDPRDDRDRAALTVDEGLFTCTTCQRCLEVCPKHIKIPGKAIEKLREIAHREGLSLPRHEAVAEMVRTSGRTVDRIMGTVLEQVAEVIEPVGEVRGEVGFFVGCMYNGRLPETAMKMLAVLRRNGIRVIIPPEQVCCGSPLIRTGQTDYLPSLQRMNIECFTKRGIDTVLTMCAGCGSTLKNDYETPYRVIDINELLDEYGIEPPVSSPVPMTYHDPCHLKRGQGVTEEPRALLRKLTDDFREMPARCCGAGGGVRSGLPDVAADLGSDRREAIAETGAAICVTSCPFCEFHISEHSGVPVINITTLLFEAYEKKDEETGENSDWKDLPCREQNTQPPKNSK comes from the coding sequence ATGAATACGATTACCTTTACCATCGAACGATTTGACCCCGATACCGACCCCGCACCCCATACGGAGACCTATACCGTGGAAGTGAATGAGGGCGCACGGGTACTCGATGCCCTGCATGCCGTCCGGGAGCAGTGTGATCCCTCTCTCACCTACCGCTACTGCTGCGGGTCCGGGCAGTGCGGCAGCTGTTCGGTCCGTGTAGACGACGAACCGGTACTCGCCTGCATGCAGGAGGCCTCTGACGGAATGGCGATCACCCCCCTGAATCTCCCTGTGGAACGCGATCTCGCAGTCGAGATGAAGAGTTACCTGCAGGAGATGGGGGGTATCACGGCAGGCATCTTCACCGGTTACCTTACGATGGAGGCAAATGAGGCAATCCGTCCCATCCGGGACTGTATCGAGTGTCTCGCCTGTGTCTCCGAGTGTCCTGCCCTTGCGGTCACCGACTTTGCGGGGCCGACTGCCATGCGCCAGGAGATGCGTATTGCTCTTGATCCAAGAGACGACCGTGACCGTGCGGCGCTCACAGTCGATGAAGGTCTTTTCACCTGCACCACCTGCCAGCGCTGCCTTGAGGTCTGCCCGAAGCATATCAAGATCCCCGGGAAAGCCATCGAAAAACTCAGGGAGATTGCCCATCGCGAGGGGCTTTCTCTTCCACGCCATGAGGCAGTGGCAGAAATGGTTCGCACGAGTGGCCGGACAGTTGACCGCATCATGGGTACTGTTCTTGAACAGGTTGCCGAAGTCATCGAACCGGTGGGCGAGGTGAGAGGAGAGGTCGGATTCTTTGTCGGCTGTATGTACAACGGCCGCCTGCCGGAGACCGCGATGAAGATGCTTGCCGTCCTGCGCAGAAACGGCATCCGCGTTATTATCCCGCCCGAACAGGTCTGCTGCGGATCACCGCTGATACGGACCGGTCAGACGGATTATCTCCCGTCGCTGCAGCGCATGAACATTGAGTGCTTCACAAAACGCGGCATCGACACCGTCCTCACGATGTGCGCCGGCTGTGGCTCAACGCTGAAAAATGACTATGAGACACCTTACCGTGTCATCGACATCAATGAACTGCTGGATGAATATGGCATAGAACCGCCGGTATCCTCCCCAGTGCCTATGACCTACCACGACCCCTGCCATCTGAAGCGGGGTCAGGGAGTCACTGAAGAACCGCGGGCCCTGCTCCGGAAGCTCACAGATGACTTCCGTGAGATGCCCGCCCGCTGCTGCGGGGCAGGCGGCGGCGTGCGTTCCGGCCTGCCGGATGTGGCGGCCGACCTCGGCAGTGACCGGCGTGAGGCGATTGCAGAGACCGGGGCAGCCATCTGTGTCACCTCCTGTCCATTCTGTGAGTTCCATATCAGTGAACACTCCGGCGTGCCCGTCATCAACATCACGACACTGCTCTTTGAGGCATACGAGAAGAAGGATGAAGAGACAGGAGAGAATTCGGACTGGAAGGACCTCCCCTGCAGGGAACAAAATACCCAGCCACCCAAAAACAGCAAATAA